The stretch of DNA ctcTGCTATAACAATTATCATACTTTACCTGTTTTTACCAATTTCAGCATCCCCACCCCttatataaacaaattatagACACTATTCACAAAGAGCACGTTGGCCCTTTTCTTTCATTGCAGATTTGCAGCTTAATCAATACACAGCCGAGACACCGTGGAACACATTAAAATCGTTATTCTCCCAATACTCGATGGCGCACAATCACCGAAAAGAACAAGCATGGATAAATACAATATGTCGTcacttatcatatatatatatatatatatacacacgcatACACACACGCAAAGGAAGTCtcataaaagtataaaactaaCGGAGCAAACAGTGTTAACATGATGAGGTTGAGACAGATGTGGAGGTAGAGAAGTACACAAGACGCAACGGTTCAGCTTTTTTTGTTGTCGGCAGATTAGAGAGAATAATTTAATCTCAatgcaaaaccaaaaaaacaagaGATCAAGATTTCAATTTGAGTCGATTGTTTGTAATCGGGTTGTAGTTTGTACTATATTTCTTGCCGGGTATGCAGGTTGATACAGGTTCACTTCAAAGATTTTTTGTGAGAAGTTATCCTAGAATTTCAAATTGGGCTTTCTATCAAGAAAGACTCAAGGGTGCCGACTTTAGGTCTTGGCGTTCGATGAAGAAAGGATGGCAAGGAAATTAAGGTGATGGAGGCTGATGAGTCATGACTCTTTGCTCCGTTAGTTTCAAACCatgttttcctttgttttaaaTCTCTACCGTCGATGAGTAGAGGTGATCGCATTCTTGATTTGAaccaaaaataacaatattatgtTCGCCAGTCAGATGATATATGCAATTAGTCTTACCGTCATATTGAGTGGGTTTGTACTGCGAAGCCCAGTCGCGCTCCGAGTCCGACCGCCTCCACTGGCATTTGCCTGAGTAGCCACCTTCAAGTAACCATTGGATCTCACTGAGATACTTTTCGGCAGCGAGAACCGCTCCACATCAACATTCTGGACCCTTCCGCTCTCGATCACGCTCGTCGGGCTCCCCTCCGCCACGTCATCCCAAGCACTCCCCTCGTCCTCGATACTGAAGCCGCGAAAGGCGTCCAGAACCTCAAGAGACGCTGTGTAATCGGTGGAGGATGAGGCGAGATGGTTTTGGGCCGAGGCGTGGAAGAGGAGGCTGAGCTGCTTGTTGAGCTCGCGGTTCAAGGCTTGGAGGTGTGTGTTCTCTTGGCGGAGGGCCTCGGCTTCTCTGGTGGCCTCGCGGAGGTGAGTGAGGCAAAGAGAATGGCGGTTCACGATCTCCTGGTGCTCCTTTATGGAGCGGGAGTGGTGGAGGTGATTGGAGACGACGCTTGAGGTTGCATCAGAGAAGCCCGAGTCCGACTCGGAAATGGAAGTATTGGTAGGGAAGACTGGGGAGTAGGGGGAGGTGTATAGGGCGCCGTCTGGATGGAGTTGAGACTTGAATGGGGAGGATATGTTGATTGCGGCTGTGGCGGTGGGTCCGCAACGGGCGGAGGAGGGGTCCTTTTGCATTTTAAGCTCTTGGAGTATTGCTGCACAGAGAATCAGAGGAAAACGATAGTTCAGTTATTTTACCGTCTATAATCAACACTGTTTTTGTGATTATTCTTTGCTTCCTTGGAAACTTTTCTCTTCCAAGTCTCTGTTGCAttcaataaacatttttttctttctagaaTTTCACGAGAAAAAGCCGACGATACGTACAGAGATTTCCGATCGATCAACGAGGTTATAACTAATTACGCAGTAAAGATGAAACATAACTATGATGGATCACAAGCACAAAATGTAGAGGAAAATGGAAAGGAGGAAAAGCAGAGATTGGAAACAATCAATTTgtctataaatagaaaaaagagagtAGAGTAGTTCGCCTTCAAATTCATGAACCGAAGAACACAAAGTATCAAACATAGACAGAAATCGTATTGATCAAACAAATATTgtagaaaatagagagaaacaAAATGCTCACCCGAAACAAACAGCGAATTAAGGACAGGGAGAACCTCCTCCTTCTCTGTCTGATCACTCACTCTGGAATGTGAGGGAAGGTAGGGCAGGGGTGCATTTATATTCAGACTCCAGAGGATTTGGAGAGAGAGTAAGAGAGAGGAGGGTTTGGTGCGAGGGAAGtaaaagaacaaaatgaaactgaaaacCGTTTTGATTTTGGGGCGTACTACTGCGACAGCGCTTAATAAGCAATCCCCGGATATTGGTAGCTCTTTTTACTTCCAAATATTTACCCTCGAGTTATACCTATGAAAGCATTCTTATTGGCTTGTCCAAGGTTAGAAGGAAGGCTAAGATttagataatatatatcataaaaacATCACATtagattagatatttttaaaataatttagatttcagCTACAGTACTTTACTAAATATAGTTAACTACAGTTACtttatcaaacattaaaatactagtttctcattccaaacaaataaattaaattaattagaatataattaacatttaacatttagaatataattattattaatatttaattggtagaactacaaaatgtgataaaaataaataaattattaaattaataatattttattattaaatagatggtaaatagataatccagtgtgatgattgaatttaaatggaatatgcaaatgtaaattcatatgatattagctaaaatttgaagatgcatttggctaatctaatgagaatgctctaaacaaataaggccccatttggatataaaaacgatttcatcttatatcatcccatcattacaatttttacaaattttcacacaaaatataataaacaattctaactttttcaaattctaaaataataataatattaaaaaaatattaaaaaccatctcatttcatctcactatccaaacagagccTAAGACTATATTGATTATTAAACGATTAAAGTATATAATTCTGTTGctctaaaaaaaaagtatataattctggatataaaaaatacttataattataattattgatatatgtatagataaataatataaagatatttataaaagcttcaaattaatttttcagaatttgttgctatatatagttataaaacataatataaaaaatcaattttttgaaaattaagtaACTCAAAATAAGTTGAGCtgtttgtaaatataaaatctaactCAATAATAAGTTCGAAATCGACttgtatttgaataaaaattaaacagtCTGAATTTGATCATCCATTACCTACTCAAATCCCACAGCTTATTTATAGTCTTAAATCAGCTCAAATGCATGGCATGCGTGCTATCACGACATTtcagtaagaaaaataattaacttacaactcttttattactattttttcactCTAATTAAAATTGAGAGTAGTTATAACGAAGTAGCGTGATTATGTTGGttgattataaaatgagttataaaatagctaaaaataattataagcatatatatatatatatatatatatcattactttatAAGATTGTATCATTACTCTGTACTACGTGCCTGTTGTATATACTTGgaacattaaaaacaaaattagatcAATCAAATGAAGGTAAGATCATtggaaaaaatcaaatttcaagttttttttttttttttttttttgcctggcctatcaaaatataaattatatatgtctGTATGATAGTCATAAGCATCTTTTCTGAGTTCTGCTTTTCGATTTTCTTCAAGTAGCAGGAATTAAGGTAGTGTGTGGTTGGGTTTTATTGGTCTTTTTATAGACGAGAATGGTTTTGgtataacaaattaaaacctTCATTTTCGATAACTAAGACATTCTTTTATGCTTTCATTtcgttgttatatatatatatatatatatatatatatatatatattacaatatttgtaagctttttaattatcatacttTCATCATCTTCTAATATGATAGCAAACGATTCACAGATTAAGTGACaaagaagtaatttttttaatcacagaTTTTATCATTTCCGATCACAATTATTGATTTACGAATTAAGTTAAAGGACCAATTCATCCCCTATTTTATGCAAAAATGGTCAAATAAGTGATCATAATCCCCACACAAGGGGccctttttattaaattatatatcttaTGTTAAATACACCATATATACTCTCTTTAATTTTTCGAACATTAGAACTGAAATTAAGATAAGGAGGTGGTGACATTGACAAAGCTCCAAGGGGGTGTGTGTGGATCCGGAAGGTCCCACTGCGGTTAGAAACGCATTAATTGATTATAAGAGTTGCTTGGTTTAGAAGCTTACCGGTGGGTTTGGGGTTTCAATGAAGTTTTCAAAGTCATGCAACCAATACTAAAGACATTTGTATCATTTAGGAAGAGAAGTGCCATCAACACTCCTTTTTAGCTTGCTTCTTTATCACAACTATAACAACcacctcttaattttttttttttgtcaaattctATTATCAAATGTTTGGTGAATATTAGCCCCATCATGTTCATATTCCCTCCTACACTAAAAAGCccccataaataaataaaagtgatgGTGGTTAAGGAGGGCACACATTTATATCTTAAGTGTAAACTGTTATATGTtgtttatctttcattttcattgaaattggttatttatttatttaagagttattctattcttaagTTGGTGTATAAACTGTAGAGTACACTATcaacatcacttaaatggtaagatttgatttgtaagactcaaattttaaaatttatcttccaaatcaaattatgacatGTAAGCATTTTATTCAGTGTGATCTATATAccgacttgagaatataatttttctatatttatattccttgTAGGCTGCGCGTTTCAATTTCATTGAAATTAGTACTTGGCAGGGTTGGCACTCCTTGTTTTTGGATTAAGTTTTgtcattaaattatataaatataacaatttttagattaataataTTGAAGGCAGATCAGAGACAGAAACGTTAAGCGGGGACTAGTGCCCTCTTCAAAATCTCCTAGCAAAAAAAGAAGTCTTTCCCTAAACAGTGCAGGGGTTGGGTTTTTTCACTGGATAAATCACACAAGGTATAAAATAGACCCAAATACACGTTGAATAAAACTAAAAGGGTGGGCATAAAGCCCAATGCTAGTTTGTCAAAGACAGGCCCAATGCTACTGGAGGAGGGTGAAAGTAAGAGCTAAGAAAATTTCAGTCGGCAGAAATCTAGAATAGAGAATGGCTTCCTTCCTACAGGTTGGAGGAAGGGTGACGATGATATCAAATTGTGCTTGGTCATCACGAGGACAGTTGGTTGGGAGCTTTGCAATTTAAATTTAAGTGATGCTTAGGCTATTATAGTAAAGAGACTGCTAGCTACAATTTGACGTACCAAATCGCGTACCGacatttacatgattttttttttatttaaaaaaataaaaaaaaaattgagaagaaaaaagtCCTCTATTTCACGAAAattatttctgtttttaattCACACCATTTCATTAAACGAATGCCTTACATATCAGCATCAGTGTGTGATTTGATGCGCGAACTCGCTTGCAAGAAGATTTTTCCTATAGTAAAACGTATGTAAAACTGACAGATATGCATTTTGTGTAAACGGGAGAGGGTTTCTAAGCATGCACAAAAATTTCCTAAATCATGTTATCCTTAATCACACTTGCCGATACGATACTATCCGATACATTTTACGTGGTTTCATGTATCGACAACTTAAAATATGTCACATACCCCGTTACACCTACTATGTAATAACAACATCTCAGATGAAGACCTTCATTTTTCTTCGCATAATACCTAAGTGACAGCTCACAGTTTTCAGGACAAGAAACAGTTTGAAAGGAAAACAGAGTTTAGATCTGTAGAAACTTATACAATGACCCTGATCAACTAAAGTTCAGGGAAATGATTTTCCCATAATTTCTTCTCTAAGCCTCATAAActacttatataaatacaaagcttcaaaaattttacctctgctagaaatgaaatatatgtataaGACCAAGATGCAAAGCTAATAGCTTTGTGTCACGTCAACGGTATTGGAGTCATAGTTCTCCGTCCTTACAAATCTTCCTTTTACCCGCTTCCGAATATCAGCTCTAGCTTTGCGAGAGGGATATCGAATTTTGTTTTCATGCCTTGAAAAAacaatggaagaagaagaaaactatATTTACCATAGGGAGCATAACCAAATGAAACATAATTCACATTCCTTACCACAACCAACCTTGAGCTGCAGTTCCACAACCGTAATAAAGTTACAGATGACGGAAAAATTCGCTAAGAATAGATGATGCAGTTTCAGTCACAATTAAGTCCCATTCAAGAGCTTTGATAGAAAAAATTACTaccattttatttacttttcattGCAGATTCTTCCATACTGTTTTATTTGTCACCTAAATCCGAAAGGGTAAACCGCTAGTTGACTTAATCCAAATCAagctaaaatcaaaataaatttaatttaatgattagcTTCCACATATTCGTGGAGAGTGTATTGGTTTTggctttaatttaattttgcaaTTAATACAGTGTGATCCAAACTGTGAGACACAGTTAACTAATCTAAGCCTACTGCGCAAAAACAGGAAAATGACAACTGTGATCCTAAACCAGTGATTGATATCTCAAAGCATGTTACAATACTCACCAGCAAGTTATGGTAAATTTCAACTATCTCAACCATTGTTTTTGAAGTCAAGGATCCAGATTTTACTAAACGTATAGGATTTAAACttaataatttgaaaacaaCAGGTAGGATTTAAGGTTGCAAAGTTCTCAAACTCTAAAAGATTTTGGTCCGAAAAACCTGGTTGAAGAGAGAAACATAATACTCACAGTCGagacttcttcttctccttgtaCCTCATCTTGGCAATCTCTCTGGCGTCCAAATGTGCACCCTCAAGGTTAGGTGAATTGTGAGAAGGTTCTCCTATAATATAAGGAGAAAGTCCACTATCGAGACAATCAGTACCACTGCTCTCGGCACTGAACCTTGAGACAGAAAATGACAAAGTTGAATAAGATGATCGAATCGGGCGAGGACAATCAGCGCTTCCTGGAAGGTTAAAAACTTGGTCAGAAGGACCTATGTCCTTGCCCATCTGAGCTGAGGGAGTGATGTAAATGGAAGAACCTACTGAGGCATCCTGTCATGATAGAAAAGGAGCAGAGGAGCGTAAAAGTTTTATAGCAAAACTAGATGCATAACTCATGCTAACTTCCAAAATGTGCTAGAAGTAATAAAATCTCATCTAATTGTAAGACAGGTTCACTAATAAACATCGTGTGAAACAATCAATGGCCAATAATTACAAGAACTCTTATGCTTATCAAAGTTATCATGACTAAGACATCGCTCCGTCACTTGACCTAGCTACCTGCATAATTGCACCAACCTGCCCAGTGCCAAATGAGTCCCAGCAAGACTGGTACCATGCTCCAAAGTTCGAACAATATAGTACCGACTGGTGGAGCAACAATGCAGCCCTCCAATGCAAGATATTGATAGCAATTGTAGTAACTCAAAAGATACACATGATCtacaaaatgatatttatgtgtTAAAATGTTCTAGATGTTCTTCTCAGTTCCAGACCTACATTTTAAGTTTTCTGACGCCTCTTTTTCTATCCCAAAGTGTTTCTCCCATTTATCATTTCTTCCTCCGATTTATTAGGGGAGTTGGCGATGCATGTCAACACATTGAAAATTTTAACCTCAGCGATAGACTTTCAACTAATCTAAACTTTGAATTTTCAATTAATGGACTGGCTAACCGGGGCGCTGATGTGCAGGCTCTTTTCTCACATCTCGCTATGAATTGTCAAGGAATCTTATTGGAATCTACACTTTGTATAGAGCAGGAACTAACCTAGCTTCAGAAActagtttttgtttctttcgttTCTTTTTTCACATGCCTGTGAATGGCatagtttttttcttctaatgttTCATTTGCTGTACCTATGTTTCCCTCCACCACAAAATGCGAAGATGCTATTTTAACAAAGGGAGCTtttctgatttaaaaaaaaaaaaaaaaaaaaaaaaaaaaaaaaaaaaaaaacactaattgTGACCTCTTTTAAAACACGAGATTAAGCTTACacagaagtttaaaaaaatgagttgtgATTCACCTCCATGGTTCTCCTATGACCATTATCTGATGTATTATGGGACACATCCTTCTCTATGGAGGAGCATGAGACATTATCATGAAGCAGAGCATTGATTGGATCTTGATCGCCTCCAAATAGTTCTTCAAAACCTTGAAATGTTAAATCAACATCAGGTATGTTGAAATCATCATCGCAAAGTAGTTCTTCACAAACCCCTACGTCTTGCATATTTTGAGACCACAACTGCAAAAATCAATTTGGAATAATTAATTGCTTTTGTAGACATATGTAAATATGACCACAAATGAAATGACAACCATTTACTGCCAAGCAGCTAACTATGACATTCTGGTTTCCAAGCAGATAAATGT from Juglans microcarpa x Juglans regia isolate MS1-56 chromosome 3S, Jm3101_v1.0, whole genome shotgun sequence encodes:
- the LOC121257925 gene encoding zinc finger CCCH domain-containing protein 15-like is translated as MQKDPSSARCGPTATAAINISSPFKSQLHPDGALYTSPYSPVFPTNTSISESDSGFSDATSSVVSNHLHHSRSIKEHQEIVNRHSLCLTHLREATREAEALRQENTHLQALNRELNKQLSLLFHASAQNHLASSSTDYTASLEVLDAFRGFSIEDEGSAWDDVAEGSPTSVIESGRVQNVDVERFSLPKSISVRSNGYLKVATQANASGGGRTRSATGLRSTNPLNMTQKVYVPGGKQEEEPLELEVYNQGMFKTELCNKWQETGACPYANHCQFAHGVEELRPVLRHPRYKTEVCRMVLAGVSCPYGHRCHFRHALTDQEKAIFGSGL